One genomic window of Mailhella massiliensis includes the following:
- a CDS encoding pseudouridine synthase: MAEGVRLNKALADAGVCSRRRADELVFAGRVRVNGTVADSPALRVAPGDRVELDGRPVQLKASEEKVCWLMLNKPVQVVSTASDPEGRETVLDLVPDPWRRRRLFPVGRLDYFSEGLILLSDDGELAHRLTHPRWHLSKVYHVLVRPEDGEDSVPAALSLMRRGMTLAEGEKLAPVEVRVLPSKSSRGILLEMVLHQGLNRQIRRMCRDVGFTVLRLRRVKEGPLELGSLAPGRVRPLSDLEVAALRRAVGLENPERDAEGRRGYFFGRR; the protein is encoded by the coding sequence GTGGCGGAAGGTGTCAGACTGAACAAGGCACTGGCGGATGCGGGTGTGTGCTCGCGCCGCCGGGCCGATGAACTTGTTTTTGCAGGCAGAGTACGCGTGAACGGAACCGTGGCGGATTCTCCGGCTCTTCGCGTTGCCCCCGGAGACCGCGTGGAGCTCGACGGCAGGCCCGTGCAGCTCAAGGCCTCGGAAGAGAAGGTGTGCTGGCTCATGCTCAATAAGCCTGTGCAGGTGGTTTCCACGGCAAGCGATCCCGAGGGAAGGGAAACCGTGCTCGACCTTGTGCCCGATCCGTGGAGGCGCAGGCGTCTTTTTCCCGTGGGCAGGCTGGATTATTTTTCCGAAGGGCTGATTCTGCTTTCCGACGACGGCGAGCTTGCGCACCGCCTTACCCATCCGCGCTGGCACCTTTCCAAGGTCTACCATGTACTGGTGCGGCCGGAAGACGGTGAGGATTCCGTGCCTGCTGCGCTTTCCCTCATGCGCCGGGGCATGACGCTGGCCGAGGGGGAAAAGCTCGCTCCTGTGGAGGTGCGGGTTCTTCCCTCGAAGTCTTCTCGCGGGATACTTCTGGAAATGGTGCTTCATCAGGGACTGAACCGGCAGATACGCCGCATGTGCCGCGATGTGGGCTTTACGGTGCTGCGTCTCAGAAGAGTGAAGGAAGGGCCGCTGGAACTCGGTTCCCTTGCTCCCGGCAGGGTGCGTCCGCTTTCCGATCTCGAGGTGGCGGCGCTGCGTCGCGCCGTGGGCCTTGAGAACCCGGAACGTGACGCAGAGGGCCGCCGGGGGTATTTTTTCGGCCGCAGATAG
- a CDS encoding sigma-54 interaction domain-containing protein: protein MYKSDVGIAICDGEGRFVWGNPQYQRISKFEVHKVEGQHILDIMTAHSVNVQGAENMLSVVLNKRSSYTCMVDFNTGHDTIATATPIFNEDGSLRWLMYYLVDCDQVFQMQQQLAEVTERMEVSQKQLQEALFEKGGLNSYVVHDGKMLDIYAAALRMAQVTATVLILGETGTGKDHLAKFIHNAGTRKETPFVHVNCSAIPENLFESELFGYEAGSFTGASRQGKMGLIEFANHGTLYLDEVADLPLNMQTKLLLVLQNKKLIRIGGVKARAVDVRVIAATNRDLQSMVAEKRFREDLYYRLNVLEIQLPPLRDRRDDIIPFVQFFVERFNERYKVHKKFSQHALHCFLQYDWPGNVRELEHLVERLVIMSPEDFIGEELLPEKFRNAEKKTPSLEKGRKLKDILEMVEEQVLRKAIASSSSLKEAAERLGIELSTLTRKKQKYGIYLKKEYGERENEE from the coding sequence TTGTACAAGAGCGATGTGGGTATCGCCATCTGTGATGGTGAAGGCCGTTTTGTCTGGGGCAACCCTCAGTATCAGCGCATCAGCAAGTTTGAAGTGCACAAGGTCGAAGGCCAGCACATTCTGGACATCATGACCGCACACTCCGTCAACGTGCAGGGCGCGGAAAACATGCTTTCCGTAGTGCTCAACAAGCGTTCATCCTATACCTGCATGGTGGACTTCAATACCGGGCATGACACCATCGCCACGGCGACTCCCATTTTCAATGAGGACGGCTCTCTTCGCTGGCTCATGTACTATCTTGTGGACTGCGATCAGGTCTTTCAGATGCAGCAGCAGCTTGCCGAAGTGACGGAACGCATGGAGGTGAGTCAGAAGCAGTTGCAGGAAGCGCTCTTTGAAAAAGGCGGACTGAACAGTTATGTGGTTCACGACGGCAAAATGCTGGATATTTACGCGGCTGCTCTCCGTATGGCTCAGGTGACGGCCACGGTGCTCATTCTCGGCGAAACAGGTACGGGGAAGGATCATCTTGCCAAATTCATCCATAATGCGGGTACCCGCAAGGAAACCCCTTTTGTTCATGTGAACTGCAGCGCCATTCCCGAGAATCTTTTCGAATCGGAACTGTTCGGTTATGAGGCGGGATCGTTCACCGGCGCATCGCGTCAGGGCAAGATGGGGCTCATCGAGTTTGCCAACCACGGCACTCTGTATCTGGATGAGGTTGCTGACCTGCCCCTCAATATGCAGACGAAGCTGCTGCTTGTCCTGCAGAACAAGAAACTGATCCGCATAGGCGGGGTCAAGGCCCGTGCGGTGGACGTTCGTGTCATTGCCGCCACCAACAGAGATCTTCAGAGCATGGTTGCGGAGAAGCGGTTCCGGGAGGATCTGTACTACAGGCTGAATGTGCTGGAAATTCAGCTTCCGCCCCTGCGCGACCGCAGGGACGACATCATTCCTTTCGTTCAGTTTTTCGTGGAGCGCTTCAATGAGCGTTACAAGGTGCACAAGAAGTTCAGCCAGCACGCGCTGCACTGTTTTCTGCAATATGACTGGCCGGGGAATGTCCGCGAACTGGAACATCTGGTGGAGAGGCTCGTCATCATGTCCCCCGAGGATTTCATAGGGGAGGAGCTGTTACCGGAGAAATTCAGGAATGCGGAAAAGAAGACCCCTTCTCTGGAGAAGGGGCGGAAGCTTAAGGATATTCTGGAAATGGTGGAGGAGCAGGTACTCCGAAAGGCCATAGCGTCGTCGTCCTCTCTGAAGGAGGCCGCCGAGAGACTGGGCATAGAACTTTCCACCCTGACCAGAAAGAAGCAGAAGTATGGAATATACCTTAAAAAAGAATACGGTGAGCGCGAAAACGAAGAATAG
- a CDS encoding tyrosine-type recombinase/integrase, which translates to MAPPFLKVKPFPVKHGERYVPPESDVIKVFQQAEGQDLVMLLTLYFTGGRRSEIFRLTWSDVDLQKEKIRLTDNKSGNGMERVRWLRIHPELVKALKWWRDARPCKVDNVFMQLQNDTFLGQPFTQRIHFMERLCRKAHVKPFGFHAIRHKSAAITFVSSGLNAAQVLMGHYRATTTDRYTKSAGLYTDQSEILSALGGSGIGQVVEDLLKTKIPQEKVS; encoded by the coding sequence GTGGCACCACCTTTTCTGAAGGTGAAGCCATTTCCCGTAAAGCACGGCGAGCGCTATGTTCCACCGGAAAGTGATGTCATCAAGGTGTTCCAGCAGGCAGAAGGGCAGGACCTGGTCATGCTGCTGACCCTGTACTTCACGGGAGGACGCAGAAGCGAAATCTTCCGGCTGACGTGGAGTGACGTGGACCTTCAGAAGGAAAAAATCAGGCTGACCGACAACAAGTCGGGGAATGGCATGGAACGGGTGCGCTGGCTCCGAATTCACCCGGAACTGGTCAAGGCGCTCAAGTGGTGGCGGGATGCCCGTCCCTGCAAGGTGGACAATGTGTTCATGCAGCTTCAGAACGACACGTTTCTGGGGCAGCCGTTCACCCAGCGCATTCACTTCATGGAGCGTCTCTGCCGGAAGGCCCATGTGAAGCCCTTCGGTTTTCACGCCATCCGGCATAAAAGTGCGGCCATCACGTTCGTGAGTTCAGGTCTGAATGCCGCCCAGGTTCTTATGGGACATTATCGGGCGACCACCACGGACCGATATACGAAAAGCGCGGGGCTGTACACGGACCAGAGCGAAATTCTTTCGGCTCTGGGAGGCAGCGGCATCGGGCAGGTAGTGGAAGACCTGCTTAAAACAAAAATTCCTCAAGAGAAGGTCTCCTGA
- a CDS encoding leucyl aminopeptidase family protein, whose translation MDIRFQAGGPSRWKADVVLSFVFEDERVEQACPELAERAPWLGIAPAWRDFRGHKGEFVMFYGPEAMEISRVLGVGLGRAEKADMTAFRYAVGTALRRCREYDLETVGVDGCSLARVAARLGVDMAAIVRETVLSAFLGLYRYDRWLSEKSSHADPRWLGLLLEGEFVENDVRAAARMAEAEASGIMLARDAANDPANVMTPSAFAEKAREVAARHGMSFRVLGREELEAEGMGAYLAVARGSAEEPRMAVVEYTPKGTEGLAPVILVGKGLCFDSGGISLKPAKGMEDMKGDMSGAAAVLGVMEALGRLGASAAPSRPVVGIMACAENMPDGHAARPGDIVVAKNGKSIEIVNTDAEGRLVLADALAWAQEHYQPFRILDIATLTGACAVALGLGAAGVFSEDETLAAELCAAGTALGERNWRLPLWTSTSLEVLKSSCADMVNSGRREGGAVHAAVFLQQFIREGVTWAHIDMAAADMGESPVNAKGATGFGVRTLLCAALSGGNMLQ comes from the coding sequence ATGGATATACGTTTTCAGGCAGGCGGTCCTTCCCGCTGGAAGGCCGACGTGGTGCTCAGCTTCGTGTTTGAGGATGAACGTGTGGAGCAGGCCTGTCCCGAACTTGCCGAACGCGCTCCCTGGCTCGGCATCGCTCCCGCGTGGCGCGATTTTCGCGGGCACAAGGGCGAATTCGTCATGTTTTACGGGCCGGAAGCCATGGAGATATCCCGTGTGCTCGGCGTGGGACTCGGCAGGGCGGAGAAGGCGGATATGACCGCGTTCCGCTACGCCGTAGGTACCGCGCTGCGCCGCTGCCGCGAGTACGATCTGGAAACCGTGGGGGTGGACGGCTGTTCCCTTGCCCGCGTCGCCGCGCGTCTGGGTGTCGACATGGCCGCAATCGTGCGGGAAACCGTGCTCAGCGCCTTCCTCGGGCTGTATCGCTATGACCGCTGGCTGAGCGAGAAAAGTTCTCATGCCGATCCCCGCTGGCTGGGCCTTCTGCTGGAAGGCGAATTTGTGGAAAACGACGTGCGCGCCGCCGCCAGAATGGCCGAGGCGGAAGCTTCCGGCATCATGCTCGCCCGCGACGCCGCCAATGACCCTGCCAACGTCATGACGCCTTCCGCGTTTGCGGAAAAGGCGAGGGAAGTGGCCGCAAGGCACGGCATGTCCTTCCGTGTGCTGGGCCGGGAAGAGCTGGAGGCCGAAGGCATGGGCGCCTATCTGGCGGTGGCCCGCGGTTCCGCCGAAGAACCCCGCATGGCCGTGGTGGAATACACGCCCAAAGGGACGGAAGGCCTTGCTCCCGTGATTCTCGTAGGCAAGGGACTCTGCTTCGATTCCGGCGGCATCAGCCTGAAGCCCGCCAAGGGCATGGAAGACATGAAGGGCGACATGTCGGGCGCGGCCGCCGTGCTCGGCGTGATGGAGGCCCTGGGGCGGCTCGGTGCTTCCGCCGCGCCTTCGCGTCCGGTGGTGGGCATCATGGCCTGTGCGGAGAACATGCCCGACGGCCATGCCGCGCGACCCGGGGATATCGTGGTTGCAAAGAACGGCAAGTCCATTGAAATCGTGAATACCGATGCGGAAGGCAGGCTTGTTCTGGCCGATGCTCTCGCCTGGGCGCAGGAGCATTATCAGCCGTTCCGTATTCTTGATATCGCCACCCTTACCGGTGCGTGCGCCGTGGCGCTCGGCCTGGGAGCGGCGGGCGTGTTTTCGGAAGACGAGACCCTTGCCGCCGAACTGTGTGCGGCGGGTACGGCTCTCGGGGAACGCAACTGGAGGCTTCCTCTGTGGACGTCCACCAGTCTTGAGGTGCTGAAAAGCTCCTGCGCCGACATGGTCAATTCCGGCAGGCGTGAGGGCGGGGCCGTTCATGCGGCCGTGTTCCTTCAGCAGTTCATACGCGAAGGGGTGACGTGGGCGCATATCGATATGGCGGCCGCCGATATGGGGGAAAGCCCCGTCAACGCCAAGGGGGCGACGGGCTTCGGCGTCCGTACGCTGCTTTGCGCCGCTCTGAGCGGCGGGAACATGCTCCAGTAG
- a CDS encoding lysophospholipid acyltransferase family protein — protein sequence MHLPPALTSSLFTTLYSAICATLRIREENRAEVDAIHARGERIIFCLWHDELFSLIPVSRHLRVVSIVSPSSDGDMLARILASKNVGAVRGSSTRGGVRALLSLAHMMKQDLVHACITVDGPAGPRHKTKEGPFFLANRTNARIMPVRIYQKHALRCPTWDRFQVPLPFSGVTIRFGHAWDEGKKEVPDIEESTMARVSARLEKELHELAVGLIPGVSA from the coding sequence ATGCACCTTCCTCCAGCTCTTACCTCTTCGCTCTTCACCACGCTCTATTCCGCCATCTGCGCCACGCTCCGCATCCGGGAAGAAAACCGCGCGGAAGTGGACGCCATACACGCCAGGGGAGAACGCATCATCTTCTGCCTCTGGCATGACGAACTCTTCTCCCTCATTCCGGTTTCCCGCCATCTGCGCGTGGTCTCCATCGTCAGCCCCAGTTCCGACGGCGACATGCTGGCCCGCATTCTCGCCTCGAAAAACGTAGGCGCCGTACGCGGTTCCAGCACCCGCGGAGGCGTGCGCGCGCTGCTCAGCCTGGCGCATATGATGAAGCAGGATCTCGTACATGCCTGCATCACCGTGGACGGTCCGGCAGGTCCGCGCCACAAAACCAAGGAAGGTCCCTTTTTCCTTGCCAACCGCACCAACGCACGCATCATGCCGGTGCGCATCTATCAGAAGCACGCCCTGCGCTGCCCCACCTGGGACAGATTTCAGGTTCCCCTGCCCTTTTCCGGCGTGACCATCCGCTTCGGCCATGCCTGGGATGAAGGAAAAAAGGAAGTTCCCGACATCGAGGAATCCACCATGGCACGGGTCAGCGCGCGTCTGGAAAAAGAACTGCACGAACTTGCCGTAGGGCTTATTCCCGGAGTTTCCGCATGA
- a CDS encoding FAD-dependent oxidoreductase, whose translation MKYPKLFSPIALSPTCVLKNRIVKTGQSTWRWNQDGSAQDSTGEDLYENIARGGAAAVIIGGCAIEDTPGIYLGLWDDKFIPGLRHLADKVHKYDCKIFAQFHHSGPAAWPRLGALPISSSSLGLDEIPMKPPLANPCREMTLEEIREKQRQIVEACVRADQGGFDGMEIHVAHGYLLNSFVSRVWNHRTDEYGAQNVENRTRIVREIFEEARRRCRPEFVLGVRMNGREYGANGAITIEEAVENARAFESMGAQFINVAGYGYGEAPFRYCPDYFPYPEPEDFMKPYMEAYRGKGLWTDSASHIKKAVSVPVITAGRMNEDLAEKVLEDGDADIIGIGRGLWADPEMPRKILEGRPEDIVRCTRCASCEDPVTQPRICRVNPSLGREKEMDMSPAATKKKVMVIGGGPAGMEAARVAALRGHEVTLYEKTGSLGGRIKLASMIKGCEVENVMPIYDYLTTQIRKLPVKVKLHTTVTRELVLQEKPDAVVIATSSEYAVPEIPGIHGSKVFTIKGLSRLAALPLRLFGPELLARLSHVFLPVGKRVVVLGGQIEGVQGAVFLKKRGRDVTIVEESETWGAGIPERYFQRIGPWFRRKNVRVLTGTKAVEITKDGVRVRSSDGTETVLSCDSVMVLMPQVPSHALARSLEGVAGEIHEIGSTLGAENGLLKHALYDGRRVGCRL comes from the coding sequence ATGAAATATCCCAAGTTGTTTTCTCCCATAGCGCTCAGCCCGACCTGCGTGCTTAAAAACAGAATTGTAAAGACAGGGCAGTCCACCTGGCGCTGGAATCAGGACGGGTCTGCCCAGGACAGCACCGGCGAGGATCTGTACGAGAATATCGCCAGAGGCGGGGCCGCCGCCGTGATCATAGGAGGGTGCGCCATAGAGGACACTCCCGGCATCTATCTCGGCCTGTGGGACGACAAGTTCATCCCCGGACTGCGCCACCTGGCGGACAAGGTACACAAGTACGACTGCAAGATCTTCGCGCAGTTCCATCATTCCGGCCCCGCCGCATGGCCCCGCCTCGGAGCGCTTCCCATATCCTCCTCTTCCCTCGGGCTTGATGAAATCCCCATGAAGCCGCCGCTTGCCAATCCCTGCCGGGAAATGACGCTGGAGGAGATACGGGAAAAGCAGCGTCAGATCGTGGAAGCCTGTGTCCGCGCCGATCAGGGCGGATTCGACGGCATGGAAATTCATGTCGCTCACGGCTATCTTCTGAACAGCTTCGTCAGCCGTGTGTGGAATCACAGAACGGATGAATACGGCGCGCAGAACGTGGAGAACCGTACGCGCATCGTGCGCGAGATATTTGAGGAAGCCCGCAGGCGCTGCCGGCCTGAATTCGTGCTCGGCGTCCGCATGAACGGCCGTGAATACGGCGCGAACGGCGCCATTACCATTGAGGAGGCCGTGGAGAACGCCCGTGCCTTCGAGTCCATGGGGGCGCAGTTCATCAACGTGGCCGGTTACGGCTACGGTGAGGCCCCGTTCCGTTACTGCCCGGATTACTTCCCCTATCCCGAGCCGGAAGACTTCATGAAGCCTTATATGGAAGCCTATCGCGGCAAGGGGCTGTGGACGGACTCGGCAAGCCATATCAAGAAGGCGGTCAGCGTGCCCGTGATCACCGCGGGCAGAATGAACGAGGATCTTGCGGAAAAGGTGCTCGAGGACGGCGATGCGGATATCATCGGCATAGGCCGCGGACTCTGGGCCGACCCCGAGATGCCGCGCAAGATTCTGGAAGGCCGCCCCGAGGACATCGTACGCTGCACGCGCTGCGCCAGCTGTGAAGACCCCGTGACCCAGCCGCGCATCTGCCGTGTGAACCCTTCTCTCGGTCGGGAAAAGGAAATGGACATGAGTCCTGCCGCGACGAAGAAGAAGGTCATGGTCATAGGCGGCGGTCCCGCCGGCATGGAAGCCGCCCGTGTGGCCGCCCTGCGCGGTCATGAGGTGACGCTGTACGAGAAGACCGGTTCCCTCGGAGGTCGTATCAAGCTTGCCTCCATGATCAAGGGGTGCGAGGTGGAGAACGTCATGCCCATCTACGACTACCTCACCACGCAGATCCGTAAGCTTCCCGTGAAGGTGAAGCTCCATACCACCGTCACCCGCGAGCTGGTGCTTCAGGAAAAGCCCGACGCCGTGGTGATAGCAACGAGTTCCGAATATGCCGTACCCGAGATTCCCGGCATACACGGTTCGAAGGTCTTCACCATCAAGGGACTGTCGCGTCTTGCGGCGCTGCCTCTGCGTCTGTTCGGTCCCGAGCTGCTGGCCAGACTCAGCCATGTCTTCCTTCCCGTGGGCAAAAGAGTGGTGGTTCTCGGCGGGCAGATTGAAGGTGTGCAGGGCGCGGTCTTCCTGAAAAAGCGCGGCCGTGACGTCACCATCGTGGAAGAGAGTGAAACCTGGGGTGCGGGTATTCCCGAACGCTACTTCCAGCGTATAGGCCCGTGGTTCCGTCGCAAGAATGTCCGCGTGCTGACCGGGACGAAGGCTGTGGAAATCACGAAGGACGGCGTACGCGTCCGGTCCTCGGACGGAACGGAAACCGTGCTCTCCTGCGACAGCGTCATGGTGCTCATGCCGCAGGTTCCTTCTCATGCTCTGGCCCGGTCGCTGGAGGGCGTCGCGGGAGAAATTCATGAGATAGGTTCGACCCTCGGTGCGGAAAACGGTCTGCTCAAACATGCCCTTTATGACGGGCGGCGGGTAGGCTGTCGGCTTTGA
- a CDS encoding diguanylate cyclase: MTSFFMHKHYCENDVEAIISYFSDDLAWIGAAEHEYAVGGEVITQIFRQFTGKLPPCIVYGEKYDAVQLSPDIFLCTGMLYIATDPESDICLRVHQRITTIFRWESGSPRCCHIHISNPYSEMVDSDVGFPEKMMRESREYLLEKVREQTRLLEKQKNRLEEQNRLLERLSFEDTLTGLYNRTKFNLLGDELTSGRLGLACFDLNGLKLVNDRDGHQAGDALIRCAADCIRRLFQGTAFRIGGDEFLVIDREKDEKTFLDAVRCVRNDAEKHGISIAAGISWREQADLNLQLHEADKRMYEDKKRHYSSRQYDRRKH, encoded by the coding sequence TTGACCAGTTTTTTCATGCACAAGCATTACTGCGAAAACGACGTGGAAGCGATTATTTCCTATTTTTCCGACGACCTTGCATGGATCGGCGCAGCCGAACACGAATATGCAGTAGGGGGGGAGGTCATCACGCAAATCTTCCGCCAGTTTACCGGAAAACTCCCCCCCTGCATCGTCTATGGGGAAAAGTACGACGCCGTACAGCTTTCCCCGGATATTTTTCTGTGTACGGGAATGCTGTACATTGCCACGGATCCGGAGTCCGATATCTGCCTGCGCGTTCACCAACGAATCACGACCATCTTCCGTTGGGAATCCGGTTCGCCGAGGTGCTGCCACATCCATATCTCGAACCCCTATTCGGAAATGGTGGACAGCGACGTGGGCTTTCCTGAAAAAATGATGAGGGAATCGCGCGAGTACCTGCTTGAAAAGGTAAGAGAACAGACAAGGCTTCTGGAAAAGCAGAAGAACAGACTGGAAGAACAGAACAGACTGCTGGAACGCCTGAGTTTCGAGGACACACTGACCGGACTTTACAACAGAACCAAGTTCAATCTGCTGGGCGATGAACTCACCAGCGGTCGCTTGGGGCTGGCCTGTTTTGACCTCAACGGTCTGAAACTCGTCAACGACAGGGACGGTCACCAGGCCGGCGACGCTCTCATCCGGTGCGCAGCCGACTGCATCCGAAGGCTGTTCCAAGGAACAGCCTTCCGTATCGGCGGGGATGAATTTCTTGTCATCGACAGAGAAAAAGACGAAAAGACCTTTCTCGACGCTGTCCGATGCGTACGCAACGACGCGGAAAAACATGGCATCAGCATCGCCGCAGGTATTTCCTGGCGGGAACAGGCGGATCTGAATCTTCAGCTGCACGAAGCGGACAAACGCATGTATGAGGATAAAAAACGCCACTATTCCTCCCGTCAGTACGACAGACGAAAACACTAA
- a CDS encoding tRNA lysidine(34) synthetase — MQSTGMLRPGARVGVAVSGGVDSFVLLKVLQIRRRIVPFPFEIMAIHLNPGFDPENHVPLARWLAQEGIAGHLEVTDYGPRGHSEENLRNSACFYCARLRRKRLFTLCREYKLTHLAFGHNNDDLVSNFLMNLVQTGKVAGMSMNEPFFGGALQVIRPLMLLPKAEIMRAARQWELPVFSNPCPSAGKTKRADMMDVLDAMCAGSKVRRKNIFNGLARWQWEQNRLAGAVIDGDGAGDVE; from the coding sequence ATGCAGAGTACGGGAATGCTGCGCCCGGGCGCCCGCGTGGGCGTGGCCGTATCGGGCGGGGTGGACAGCTTCGTACTGCTCAAGGTGTTGCAGATACGCAGGCGCATCGTGCCCTTTCCTTTTGAAATCATGGCGATTCACCTCAATCCCGGGTTCGACCCGGAAAACCATGTACCCCTGGCCCGCTGGCTGGCCCAGGAAGGGATTGCCGGGCATCTTGAGGTGACCGATTACGGGCCGCGCGGCCATTCGGAAGAAAATTTAAGAAACTCCGCCTGTTTTTACTGTGCGCGCCTGCGCCGCAAGCGTCTGTTCACCCTCTGCCGGGAATATAAGCTCACCCATCTCGCCTTCGGGCACAACAACGACGATCTCGTCTCCAACTTTCTCATGAATCTTGTTCAGACGGGAAAGGTGGCGGGCATGAGCATGAACGAGCCTTTTTTCGGCGGAGCGCTTCAGGTCATACGACCCCTCATGCTGCTTCCCAAGGCGGAAATCATGCGGGCCGCCAGACAGTGGGAACTGCCGGTGTTTTCCAATCCCTGCCCTTCGGCGGGCAAAACGAAGCGTGCGGACATGATGGACGTGCTCGACGCCATGTGCGCGGGCAGCAAGGTGCGGCGCAAGAATATCTTCAACGGGCTTGCCCGCTGGCAGTGGGAACAGAACCGCCTTGCCGGGGCCGTGATTGACGGCGACGGCGCAGGCGACGTAGAGTAG
- a CDS encoding lysophospholipid acyltransferase family protein, giving the protein MTRSDQIRLALLKAAGSALRLLGFPGIELLGNGVGHLIWYFVPSRRRLAVRNIMRHLGMTEKEAEKTAHASFCHTGRSFLEILLTGRFGMHSPRLRIESPELMEKLRSCDRPIVAATAHFGSWELLASMLGQLYEAPRPRMVVVRRYHDEAVQTFIASCREATGADMVGHRNAAMSVIRALHHKGIVAFLVDHNTSPAEAEFLPFLDEVAAVNMGPALLAVRAKALIWPVALVRDGKDYVFRMQEPLDTTLLEGSRDEQVKQAAAFYTQAIERFIRENPEQWFWMHNRWKTRSDKG; this is encoded by the coding sequence ATGACTCGCAGCGACCAGATCCGTCTTGCCCTGCTGAAGGCCGCAGGCAGCGCGCTGCGCCTTCTGGGGTTTCCCGGCATCGAACTTCTCGGCAACGGCGTGGGACACCTCATCTGGTATTTCGTGCCCTCCCGCCGCAGACTCGCGGTAAGAAACATCATGCGCCATCTCGGCATGACGGAGAAGGAAGCGGAAAAAACGGCCCATGCCAGCTTCTGCCATACGGGTCGTTCCTTTCTGGAAATTCTGCTTACCGGACGCTTCGGCATGCATTCCCCGCGCCTGCGCATCGAATCGCCCGAGCTTATGGAAAAACTGCGTTCCTGCGACCGGCCTATTGTGGCGGCCACCGCCCACTTCGGTTCATGGGAGCTGCTGGCCTCCATGCTGGGCCAGCTCTATGAAGCCCCGAGGCCTCGCATGGTGGTGGTGCGCCGCTATCACGACGAAGCAGTGCAGACCTTCATCGCCTCCTGCCGCGAAGCTACGGGAGCGGATATGGTAGGACACAGAAACGCGGCCATGAGCGTAATACGGGCCCTGCATCACAAAGGCATCGTGGCCTTTCTGGTGGATCACAACACCTCGCCTGCGGAAGCGGAATTTCTCCCCTTTCTCGACGAAGTGGCGGCCGTGAACATGGGCCCCGCACTGCTCGCCGTCCGGGCAAAGGCGCTCATCTGGCCGGTGGCTCTTGTCCGCGACGGCAAAGACTACGTCTTCCGTATGCAGGAACCTCTGGACACTACGCTCCTTGAAGGTTCCCGCGACGAACAGGTAAAGCAGGCGGCCGCCTTCTACACGCAGGCCATAGAACGCTTCATCCGTGAAAACCCCGAACAGTGGTTCTGGATGCACAATCGCTGGAAGACCAGGAGCGACAAGGGGTGA
- a CDS encoding phosphatase PAP2 family protein has product MFQIIDQSLFELINVSAHNAVFNFIMPLFSQVWLMWVGAFVCVTAYAVHCWRSSLEPVGRVLMLVLLMGLSVGVTDITTSALKSSINRERPCQEVMGTNYYAAETEQWIVVDQYTTETEGLGGSMPSSPAAACMAVAVVLSMLFYRSNPWVYLLPFCVGFSQIYVGKNYPFDIVVGWLIGLISVIAVWWICHLIIIRFSSHRRIG; this is encoded by the coding sequence ATGTTTCAGATTATCGATCAGTCTTTGTTTGAACTCATCAATGTGTCGGCGCATAACGCGGTGTTCAACTTCATCATGCCCCTGTTTTCCCAGGTCTGGCTCATGTGGGTGGGCGCCTTCGTCTGCGTGACGGCCTATGCCGTGCACTGCTGGCGCAGTTCGCTGGAACCCGTGGGCCGCGTGCTCATGCTGGTTCTTCTCATGGGGCTTTCCGTAGGCGTGACCGATATCACCACCAGCGCGCTGAAATCGTCCATCAACCGGGAAAGACCCTGTCAGGAAGTGATGGGGACCAACTATTACGCCGCCGAAACGGAACAGTGGATCGTCGTGGACCAGTACACCACGGAAACCGAAGGGCTGGGCGGTTCCATGCCTTCTTCTCCCGCGGCGGCCTGCATGGCCGTGGCCGTGGTGCTTTCCATGCTGTTCTATCGTTCCAATCCCTGGGTGTACCTTCTGCCGTTCTGCGTGGGCTTTTCGCAGATTTATGTGGGCAAGAACTATCCCTTCGATATTGTCGTAGGCTGGCTTATCGGCCTGATTTCCGTTATTGCCGTATGGTGGATATGTCACTTGATTATCATACGATTTTCTTCCCACAGGCGTATCGGCTGA